Proteins encoded in a region of the Populus nigra chromosome 3, ddPopNigr1.1, whole genome shotgun sequence genome:
- the LOC133688659 gene encoding uncharacterized protein LOC133688659, whose protein sequence is MATPVKRRLFSDASSMGAGGDEVVEIESLEKGLLSPNEETTEVEDDPVLYTASFQEMEDKYVKYQTAQWVMYSLLLVLAWGIGFFMLLYLPVRRYISRKDIKSRKLYLTPSSIVYKVTRPVPFPCFGVLKKEKHVLLPSVADVIVEQGYLQSLFGVYSLRIENVGVRRPPSDDVKIQGIANPSAFRKAVLARLSYMRSEIVSKQVSTIEDIPSLRIDHSSALAWTSPSKSLKHDSVSNSGFLMLLQKLDEVGSSVKRVEMLIEEKHSKTSETIS, encoded by the exons ATGGGTGCTGGAGGTGATGAGGTTGTGgaaattgaaagtttagaaAAGGGTTTATTGTCTCCTAATGAAGAAACAACTGAAGTTGAAGATGACCCAGTTCTTTATACTGCTTCGTTTCAAGAAATGGAAGACAAATACGTTAAGTACCAAACGGCACAATGGGTTATGTATTCCTTGCTTTTAGTACTCGCTTGGGGCATTGGTTTCTTCATGCTTTTGTACTTGCCCGTGAGGAGATATATCTCGAGGAAAGATATTAAATCGCGAAAGCTTTATCTCACTCCCAGTTCCATAGTTTACAAA GTTACAAGACCAGTGCCATTTCCATGTTTCGGGGTGTTAAAGAAAGAGAAGCATGTTTTATTACCTTCAGTTGCCGATGTCATTGTTGAGCAAG GATACCTGCAGTCTCTATTTGGTGTCTACTCTCTGAGGATCGAGAATGTTGGTGTAAGAAGGCCACCAAGTGATGATGTTAAAATACAAGGCATTGCAAATCCAAGTGCTTTCAGGAAG GCAGTCTTGGCACGACTTTCATATATGAGAAGTGAGATCGTCTCTAAACAAGTTTCCACAATTGAAGACATTCCTAGTTTGAGGATTGATCATTCATCAGCACTAGCTTGG ACGTCCCCTTCAAAATCACTCAAACATGATTCAGTTTCTAATTCAGGGTTCCTGATGCTACTCCAAAAGCTAGATGAAGTTGGAAGTTCTGTGAAG AGGGTTGAAATGTTAATCGAGGAAAAACATTCCAAAACATCAGAAACCATTAGTTGA
- the LOC133689231 gene encoding 3-oxoacyl-[acyl-carrier-protein] synthase II, chloroplastic-like, which produces MTGSGSLSSPLCTWIVAACMSVTCAKESKHALSPPSSTTGNRSRRRKAAAAAAAALKCNSNNKYNNYGSGMGGGGPSLQGLVSSCLAFEPCSHYYASHGLLRSNRKLRQLHPPALSGQAMAVAVQPTKEVETKKKPHTKQKRVVVTGLGVVSPLGHEPDVFYNNLLEGVSGVSQIEAFDCAQFSTRIAGEIKSISTDGWVSPKLAKRMDKFMLYMLIAGKKALADGGITEDVMDELNKAKCGVLIGSAMGGMKVFNDAIEALRISYKKVNPFCVPFATTNMGSAMLAMDLGWMGPNYSISTACATGNFCILNAANHIIRGEADVMLCGGSDSAIIPIGLGGFVACRALSQRNDDPTKASRPWDMNRDGFVMGEGAGVLLLEELEHAKKRGANIYAEFLGGSFTCDAYHMTEPRPDGAGVILCIEKALAQSGVSKEDVNYINAHATSTPAGDLKEYHALMHCFGRNSGLRVNSTKSMIGHLLGASGAVEAIAAVQAIRTGWVHPNINLENPEQGMDTSVLVGPKKERLDIKAALSNSFGFGGHNSSIIFAPFK; this is translated from the exons ATGACGGGGTCAGGTTCATTGTCATCTCCGCTCTGCACGTGGATTGTCGCGGCGTGCATGTCGGTCACGTGCGCTAAGGAAAGCAAGCACGCTCTGTCTCCACCATCCTCGACTACTGGTAATAGAAGTCGCAGGCGgaaggctgctgctgctgctgctgctgctttgaAATGCAATAGCAATAACAAGTACAACAACTACGGCAGCGGTATGGGTGGAGGAGGACCGAGCCTGCAAGGATTAGTGAGCTCTTGCTTGGCCTTTGAACCTTGTAGTCATTACTACGCTTCTCATGGACTCCTGAGATCCAATCGCAAGCTAAGACAACTCCATCCTCCCGCTCTTTCCG ggcAAGCCATGGCTGTAGCTGTGCAACCTACAAAGGAAGTTGAGACAAAAAAGAAACCACATACAAAGCAAAAGCGAGTAGTTGTGACAGGGTTGGGTGTGGTGTCACCTCTTGGTCATGAACCAGATGTCTTCTACAACAATCTTCTTGAAGGTGTCAGTGGCGTATCTCAGATAGAGGCTTTTGACTGTGCTCAATTTTCCACG aGAATTGCTGGAGAAATCAAGTCTATCTCGACTGATGGATGGGTTTCACCAAAACTGGCCAAGAGAATGGATAAATTCATGCTTTATATGCTTATTGCTGGTAAAAAAGCTTTGGCAGATGGTGGGATTACTGAGGATGTGATGGATGAGTTAAATAAAGCTAAGTGTGGAGTTTTGATTGGCTCAGCAATGGGTGGGATGAAG GTTTTCAATGATGCAATTGAAGCTTTAAGGATCTCATACAAGAAGGTGAATCCTTTTTGTGTTCCTTTTGCAACTACAAATATGGGTTCTGCCATGCTTGCAATGGATCTG GGATGGATGGGGCCAAATTATTCAATTTCCACTGCTTGTGCTACCGGCAACTTTTGTATTTTGAATGCAGCGAACCACATCATTAGAGGCGAAGCT GATGTTATGCTTTGTGGTGGCTCAGATTCAGCAATTATTCCCATTG GATTGGGGGGTTTTGTGGCATGCAGAGCACTTTCGCAGAGGAATGATGATCCGACAAAAGCTTCACGACCTTGGGATATG AATCGGGATGGATTTGTCATGGGGGAAGGAGCTGGTGTTCTGCTTCTAGAAGAATTAGAACATGCTAAG AAAAGAGGTGCCAATATCTATGCAGAGTTTCTTGGAGGGAGCTTTACTTGTGATGCTTATCACATGACTGAGCCACGTCCTGATG GGGCTGGTGTCATTCTCTGCATAGAAAAGGCATTAGCACAGTCTGGGGTATCTAAAGAGGATGTGAATTACATAAATGCACATGCTACATCCACACCAGCAGGAGACCTCAAAGAGTATCATGCTCTCATGCATTGTTTTGGCCGAAACTCTGGT TTGAGGGTGAACTCAACGAAATCTATGATTGGTCACTTACTGGGAGCATCTGGTGCTGTGGAAGCCATTGCTGCAGTACAG GCAATACGGACAGGATGGGTTCATCCAAATATCAATCTAGAAAATCCAGAGCAAGGCATG gaCACGAGTGTATTAGTGGGCCCAAAGAAAGAGAGACTAGACATCAAGGCTGCACTGTCTAATTCGTTTGGGTTTGGTGGCCACAACTCGTCGATCATTTTTGCCCCATTCAAGTGA